From Solibacillus isronensis, the proteins below share one genomic window:
- the hemB gene encoding porphobilinogen synthase produces the protein MTELYFQRHRRLRQNAAMRALVKETYLQKEDLIYPLFIIEGENIKNPVSSMPGVFQLSLDNLAAEVDEIVDLGIRAVLLFGIPKEKDAVGTGAFHDHGIVQEATRLIKERHPELLVVADTCLCEFTDHGHCGVIEGDQVLNDPSLDVLARTAISQAKAGADIIAPSNMMDGFVTAIRAGLDSAGFQHIPIMSYAVKYASSYYGPFREAAEGAPQFGDRKTYQMDPSNRMEAIREATSDVEEGADFLIVKPALAYMDIIRDVKNSFPLPVVAYNVSGEYSMVKAAAQNGWIDEKAVVLETLLGMKRAGSDLIITYHAKDVCRWLEEK, from the coding sequence ATGACAGAACTATATTTCCAACGTCACCGTCGCTTACGTCAAAATGCAGCGATGCGTGCACTCGTAAAAGAAACATACCTACAAAAAGAAGACCTTATTTATCCGTTGTTTATTATTGAAGGCGAAAATATTAAAAACCCTGTTAGTTCAATGCCGGGCGTGTTCCAATTATCTTTAGATAACTTGGCAGCTGAAGTAGATGAAATTGTAGACTTAGGCATTCGTGCGGTATTACTTTTCGGAATTCCTAAAGAAAAGGATGCAGTCGGTACTGGTGCTTTCCATGATCACGGTATCGTACAGGAAGCGACACGTTTAATTAAAGAACGTCATCCAGAGCTTCTAGTCGTAGCAGATACTTGCTTGTGTGAATTTACAGATCACGGTCATTGTGGTGTTATTGAAGGCGATCAAGTGTTAAATGATCCATCACTTGATGTGCTGGCGCGTACAGCAATTTCACAAGCAAAAGCCGGTGCCGATATTATTGCACCATCGAACATGATGGACGGGTTTGTAACGGCGATTCGTGCAGGATTGGATTCAGCAGGATTCCAGCATATTCCGATTATGTCTTATGCGGTTAAATACGCTTCAAGCTATTACGGTCCATTCCGTGAAGCGGCAGAAGGAGCACCACAGTTCGGTGACCGCAAAACGTATCAAATGGATCCTTCCAATCGAATGGAAGCGATTCGCGAAGCAACTTCGGACGTTGAAGAAGGTGCCGATTTCCTAATCGTGAAACCAGCATTAGCGTATATGGATATCATCCGTGATGTGAAAAACAGCTTCCCATTACCTGTTGTAGCGTATAATGTATCGGGCGAATATTCAATGGTAAAAGCAGCTGCACAAAATGGCTGGATCGATGAAAAAGCGGTTGTACTGGAAACATTATTAGGTATGAAGCGTGCAGGTTCCGATTTAATTATTACTTATCATGCAAAAGACGTCTGTCGTTGGTTGGAGGAAAAATAA
- a CDS encoding bifunctional folylpolyglutamate synthase/dihydrofolate synthase: protein MIPLLELYKERWQVESERAIKPGLEAIESALNLLGQPEKQLNVVHLAGTNGKGSTLAFVEGMAREYGLSVGKFMSPCIVDVHDQIQIDGRSITNEQMDRKFQQLAKAGLSGKLTDFELLTAVALLYFAEQKPDLVLIEAGMGGREDSTNVVTPIVSVVPSIALEHTNFLGNTLTSIAYHKAGILKENRPAVIGEMTEEVTEVFAKEAVQKNVPLFKFGTDFFVSKNEGTEVYEYPLLQLNISKLQRQLLGKHQGHNMALAITAFLEVLKKFDLPLDVQKIRTGVNNAILAGRFEQIRPKLYFDGAHNPASIQSLVDTVKEHFPNKRIEFVIGLLADKDVKTILNLLEEVGDAFYFANIHNERAMQAMTLYELSRAEEKQIIEDVNEFLQRPVIDETVRVVTGSLYLLSEIRRNMH, encoded by the coding sequence ATGATTCCATTACTGGAGTTATACAAAGAGCGTTGGCAGGTAGAAAGTGAACGAGCGATCAAGCCGGGTTTAGAAGCGATTGAATCCGCACTTAATCTGCTTGGACAGCCTGAGAAACAGCTGAATGTAGTCCATTTAGCGGGAACGAACGGAAAAGGCTCAACATTGGCATTTGTTGAAGGGATGGCTCGCGAATACGGTTTATCAGTCGGGAAGTTTATGTCACCTTGTATTGTAGATGTCCATGATCAAATACAGATTGATGGCCGGTCAATCACTAATGAGCAGATGGACCGGAAGTTTCAGCAGTTGGCAAAAGCCGGACTTAGCGGAAAACTGACAGACTTTGAATTATTGACGGCGGTGGCACTTTTATACTTTGCTGAGCAAAAGCCGGACTTAGTATTAATCGAAGCAGGCATGGGCGGCAGAGAAGACAGTACAAATGTAGTGACACCGATCGTTTCGGTTGTCCCGAGTATCGCTTTGGAACATACGAATTTTTTAGGCAATACATTAACAAGTATAGCGTATCATAAAGCCGGCATATTGAAAGAAAATCGTCCGGCGGTAATTGGGGAAATGACAGAAGAGGTTACCGAAGTTTTCGCAAAGGAAGCCGTTCAGAAAAATGTACCATTATTCAAGTTTGGTACCGACTTTTTCGTTTCAAAAAATGAAGGAACCGAAGTATATGAGTATCCATTACTGCAACTAAATATATCCAAATTACAGCGTCAGCTACTAGGGAAACATCAAGGGCATAATATGGCATTGGCCATTACTGCATTTCTGGAAGTTTTAAAGAAATTTGACTTGCCGCTAGATGTTCAAAAAATCCGTACGGGTGTGAACAATGCAATACTTGCCGGGCGCTTTGAACAAATCCGGCCGAAACTTTATTTTGACGGGGCACATAATCCTGCAAGTATTCAGTCATTGGTGGATACGGTAAAAGAGCACTTTCCGAACAAGCGAATCGAATTTGTCATCGGTTTACTGGCGGACAAGGATGTCAAAACAATTCTAAATTTACTGGAAGAAGTCGGTGACGCTTTTTATTTCGCCAATATTCATAATGAACGGGCAATGCAGGCAATGACCCTTTACGAACTTAGTCGAGCGGAGGAAAAACAAATAATAGAAGATGTAAACGAATTTTTACAGCGACCGGTAATAGATGAAACAGTACGAGTTGTTACCGGTTCACTCTATTTACTAAGTGAAATTCGACGAAATATGCACTGA
- the hemL gene encoding glutamate-1-semialdehyde 2,1-aminomutase, whose product MRSYEKSKAAFTEAVDLMPGGVNSPVRAFKSVNLDPIFMDSGKGAVIKDIDGNEYIDYVLSWGPLILGHAHPEVVSAIQDQAAKGASFGAPTVSENKLAKLVMDRLPSVEMIRFVSSGTEATMSALRLARGFTGRDKILKFEGSYHGHGDSLLIKAGSGVATLGLPDSPGVPADIAKNTLTVAYNDLESAKLVFEKFGADLAAVILEPVAGNMGVVPPQPGFLEGLRKLTEENGTVLIFDEVMTGFRVDYGCAQEYYGIKPDLTCLGKVIGGGLPVGAFGGKREIMEKIAPSGPIYQAGTLSGNPLAMTAGYETLSRLNKDSYEYFRKLGDQLEEGFRAAATKYNIPHTVNRAGSMIGFFFTNEDVIDFESAKSSDLELFAEYFKLMAEEGIFLPPSQFEGLFISTAHTEEHIAKTVQAFHNVFEKLAR is encoded by the coding sequence ATGCGTAGTTATGAAAAGTCAAAAGCAGCATTTACAGAAGCGGTTGATTTAATGCCAGGGGGAGTAAACTCTCCTGTACGTGCATTTAAATCAGTAAACTTGGATCCGATATTTATGGATTCAGGCAAAGGTGCAGTTATTAAAGATATTGATGGCAATGAATATATTGACTATGTCTTATCATGGGGTCCGTTAATTTTAGGACATGCACACCCGGAAGTTGTTTCGGCTATTCAGGATCAGGCAGCTAAAGGCGCATCATTCGGTGCACCTACTGTTTCAGAAAACAAATTGGCGAAGCTTGTAATGGACCGTTTGCCGTCAGTGGAAATGATTCGTTTTGTATCATCAGGCACAGAAGCAACAATGTCTGCACTACGTTTAGCGCGTGGATTTACTGGACGCGACAAGATTTTAAAATTTGAAGGTTCATATCACGGTCATGGGGATTCACTGCTGATTAAAGCAGGTTCAGGTGTAGCGACACTTGGTTTACCTGACTCACCGGGTGTTCCGGCTGATATTGCCAAAAATACATTAACGGTTGCTTATAATGATTTGGAATCTGCAAAATTAGTATTTGAAAAATTCGGCGCTGATTTAGCTGCAGTTATTTTAGAACCGGTTGCCGGCAATATGGGTGTTGTTCCGCCACAGCCAGGTTTCCTTGAAGGGCTGCGTAAACTGACAGAAGAGAATGGAACGGTTTTAATTTTCGATGAAGTTATGACAGGCTTCCGTGTAGACTATGGCTGTGCACAGGAATATTACGGAATTAAACCTGACCTTACTTGTTTAGGTAAAGTAATCGGCGGAGGTTTACCGGTTGGTGCATTTGGCGGAAAGCGCGAAATTATGGAGAAAATCGCTCCGTCAGGTCCGATTTATCAAGCAGGTACGTTATCAGGTAATCCGCTTGCAATGACAGCCGGCTATGAAACATTAAGCCGTCTGAACAAAGACTCATATGAATACTTCCGCAAACTGGGTGACCAGTTGGAAGAAGGTTTCCGTGCGGCAGCGACGAAATACAATATTCCACATACAGTGAATCGTGCAGGGTCGATGATTGGTTTCTTCTTCACAAACGAAGATGTAATCGATTTTGAATCGGCGAAAAGTTCGGATTTAGAGCTATTTGCAGAATACTTCAAACTAATGGCCGAAGAAGGAATTTTCCTGCCGCCATCACAATTTGAAGGACTATTTATTTCAACGGCGCATACAGAAGAACATATCGCAAAAACAGTTCAGGCATTCCATAATGTCTTTGAAAAATTAGCGAGATAA
- the ccsA gene encoding cytochrome c biogenesis protein CcsA has translation MTEMVMTRLYELMIILYGLCIVLYFSDYLYKNIKFRRVAFWFVSIVWVLQTLFIVLFIIETKRFPILSLYEGVFFYAWLLTTLSIVLHCIVRVDLPVFFINVLSFVFMTIHLFAPQTNDQIVGDSLVSEMLLIHISFAIVSYAAFSVAFVFSLLYLILYRILKQKKFTNLWSRLPSLQQMVKWINLSTIIGIPLLLISLILGLEWAFLTLENVSVFDVKILGSFIVSIVYLIIFLLHRKGKLIGMVYAQVHIYLFLLVVINFFLGSKLSNFHLWV, from the coding sequence ATGACAGAAATGGTAATGACAAGATTATACGAGCTCATGATCATTCTCTATGGGCTCTGTATCGTACTTTATTTTTCAGACTACCTTTATAAAAATATAAAATTCAGGCGTGTAGCCTTCTGGTTTGTTTCCATCGTCTGGGTGTTGCAAACTTTATTTATCGTCTTGTTTATCATTGAAACGAAACGATTTCCTATTTTGTCGTTGTATGAAGGGGTATTCTTTTATGCATGGCTCTTAACAACACTTTCAATCGTCCTTCATTGTATTGTACGAGTTGATTTACCGGTGTTTTTCATTAATGTATTGAGCTTTGTATTTATGACAATTCACTTATTTGCACCGCAAACGAATGATCAGATTGTCGGTGATTCATTAGTTTCGGAAATGCTGTTAATCCATATTAGTTTTGCGATTGTGTCATACGCCGCTTTTTCGGTTGCGTTTGTCTTCTCGCTGCTGTATTTAATTTTATATCGCATATTAAAGCAAAAAAAGTTTACGAATTTATGGTCACGATTGCCTAGTTTACAGCAAATGGTTAAGTGGATTAATTTATCGACCATTATTGGTATTCCATTGCTATTAATAAGTTTAATTTTAGGGTTAGAATGGGCATTTTTAACATTAGAGAATGTTTCCGTTTTCGATGTAAAAATTTTAGGCTCGTTTATCGTATCGATTGTTTACTTAATTATTTTTTTGCTGCATCGGAAAGGAAAATTAATCGGCATGGTGTATGCACAGGTGCATATTTATTTATTTTTACTCGTTGTGATTAATTTCTTTCTCGGCAGCAAATTATCAAATTTCCATCTGTGGGTTTAG
- a CDS encoding bifunctional folylpolyglutamate synthase/dihydrofolate synthase, whose translation MFQTMKQCTDFIFKLKASQYKGEPLQSAKIILDALGNPEQKTKFIHFAGSNGKGSTLNATREILIKHGLTVGAFISPHLERANERVTINKQQISDEDFLRIANEIAEVIENKLGGEYPSFFEFMTLLALKYFSEQSLDIALLETGIGGRLDSTNVVTPEVCVITTISLEHTDMLGETYAEIAAEKAGIIKQGKPVVVGVKNVEALAVIQQTAAQLHAPIFTLGEHFYVENQKGAYFDYRGNIMIDKIALAMAGEHQMANAALAITAAYLYLESFNAQKVKLALQHAKWEGRFEKVHDNIILDGAHNSEGTTALINTLQETAPQHKVKFVYAALQDKDHGVSIKLMDEVASEMHFTQIDLPRAATAKQLYEQSTHSKKFMHSNWQELIEKEMNHLAEDELLVITGSLYFIAEVRSLFTERGWIS comes from the coding sequence ATGTTTCAAACGATGAAGCAATGCACAGATTTTATTTTTAAGTTAAAAGCAAGCCAATATAAAGGCGAACCATTACAGTCGGCGAAGATTATCCTGGATGCACTTGGCAATCCGGAACAAAAAACGAAATTCATACATTTTGCAGGTTCCAATGGAAAAGGTTCAACATTGAATGCAACGCGTGAGATTTTAATCAAGCACGGCTTAACGGTCGGCGCCTTCATATCTCCGCATCTTGAGCGTGCCAATGAACGGGTGACAATCAATAAACAGCAAATTTCCGATGAAGACTTTCTGCGTATTGCAAATGAAATTGCGGAAGTTATTGAAAATAAATTGGGCGGGGAATACCCAAGCTTTTTTGAGTTTATGACATTGCTTGCCCTAAAATACTTCTCGGAGCAGTCATTGGATATCGCATTGCTTGAAACCGGTATTGGGGGGCGTTTGGATTCAACGAATGTTGTGACACCGGAAGTATGTGTGATTACAACAATTTCGCTTGAGCATACGGATATGCTCGGTGAGACATATGCCGAAATTGCCGCAGAAAAAGCAGGAATTATTAAGCAAGGAAAGCCGGTTGTTGTCGGAGTGAAAAATGTGGAAGCGCTGGCGGTAATTCAGCAAACGGCAGCACAGCTCCATGCTCCGATCTTTACGTTGGGTGAACATTTTTATGTGGAAAATCAAAAAGGTGCTTATTTTGACTACCGAGGAAATATCATGATCGACAAAATTGCACTTGCGATGGCTGGAGAACATCAAATGGCCAATGCCGCGCTTGCCATTACGGCAGCATATTTATATCTTGAATCCTTTAATGCGCAAAAAGTAAAATTGGCCTTGCAACATGCAAAGTGGGAAGGGCGTTTTGAAAAAGTGCACGACAATATTATTTTGGACGGTGCCCATAATTCGGAAGGGACGACTGCCCTCATTAATACATTACAGGAAACTGCACCACAGCATAAAGTGAAGTTTGTCTATGCTGCTTTACAGGATAAGGACCATGGTGTCAGTATAAAATTAATGGATGAGGTCGCATCTGAAATGCACTTCACACAAATTGATTTGCCGCGCGCGGCGACAGCGAAGCAACTTTATGAACAAAGCACACATTCAAAAAAGTTTATGCATTCAAATTGGCAGGAGCTAATTGAAAAAGAAATGAATCATTTGGCTGAAGATGAGCTGCTCGTTATTACCGGCTCCTTATATTTTATCGCTGAAGTACGCAGTCTGTTCACAGAAAGAGGGTGGATTTCATGA
- a CDS encoding valine--tRNA ligase codes for MTEITMPTKYDPQQTEAGRYEWWLKGKFFEADPTSDKEPYSIVIPPPNVTGKLHLGHAWDTTLQDILIRMKRMQGFDALWLPGMDHAGIATQAKVEEKLRGEGISRYDLGREKFLEKTWEWKEEYASHIRAQWSKLGLGLDYSKERFTLDEGLSDAVKEVFVKLYEKGYIYRGERIINWDPAAKTALSDIEVIHKEVEGAFYHMEYPLADGSGKLRVATTRPETMLGDSGVAVHPEDERYAHLVGKTVILPIVGREIPIVADDYVDMEFGTGVVKMTPAHDPNDFEVGNRHNLERILVMNEDGTMNDLAGKYAGMDRFECRKQIVADLQEAGVLIEIEQHVHQVGHSERTNAVVEPYLSKQWFVKMAPLAEEALKMQADENEKVNFVPNRFENTYNRWMENIHDWCISRQLWWGHQIPAWYNKETGELYVGKEAPEDAENWTQDEDVLDTWFSSALWPFSTMDWPNEESEMFKRYYPTNTLVTGYDIIFFWVSRMIFQGKEFTGERPFKDVLIHGLVRDAEGRKMSKSLGNGVDPMDVIDQYGADSLRYFLATGSSPGQDLRYSTEKVESTWNFVNKIWNASRFALMNMEGLTYEQIDLTGNLSTADKWILSRLNETIDRVTTLSDKYEFGEVGRELYNFIWDDFCSWYIEMAKLPLYGEDEAAKLTTRSVLAYVLDNTMRLLHPFMPFVTEEIWQHLPHEGESITVAAWPTVNPAFNFTAEAGDMQLLMDIIRSVRNIRAEVNTPMSKKVPMTISAKDEQTSAVLEVNKGYIEKFCNPDGLTIGANLEAPAQAMSAVVSGAEIFMPLAGLINIEEEIARLEKELDKWAKEVKLVSGKLSNERFVSKAPEALVATEREKLADYEAKYATVEKRIAELKNM; via the coding sequence ATGACGGAAATTACAATGCCAACAAAATACGATCCGCAGCAAACTGAAGCCGGCCGCTATGAATGGTGGTTAAAAGGCAAATTTTTCGAAGCAGATCCAACAAGCGATAAGGAACCATACTCTATCGTTATCCCACCGCCAAACGTAACAGGTAAGCTGCACCTTGGCCACGCTTGGGATACAACATTGCAAGATATTTTAATTCGTATGAAACGCATGCAAGGATTTGATGCACTATGGTTGCCAGGTATGGACCATGCAGGTATTGCGACACAGGCGAAAGTAGAAGAGAAATTGCGCGGTGAAGGTATTTCCCGCTATGATCTTGGCCGTGAAAAGTTCCTTGAAAAAACATGGGAATGGAAAGAAGAATATGCATCCCATATTCGTGCACAATGGTCGAAATTAGGTTTAGGATTAGACTATTCAAAAGAGCGATTTACACTTGATGAAGGCTTATCGGATGCTGTAAAAGAAGTATTCGTTAAATTATACGAAAAAGGCTATATTTACCGTGGTGAGCGTATTATTAACTGGGATCCGGCTGCCAAAACGGCCCTTTCAGACATCGAAGTAATCCACAAAGAAGTAGAAGGCGCATTCTACCATATGGAATACCCGCTTGCTGATGGTTCAGGTAAATTACGCGTTGCAACAACTCGTCCAGAGACAATGCTGGGTGACTCTGGTGTAGCTGTACACCCTGAAGATGAGCGCTATGCACACTTAGTAGGGAAAACTGTCATTTTACCTATCGTAGGTCGTGAAATTCCAATCGTTGCAGATGACTACGTAGATATGGAATTCGGTACAGGTGTTGTAAAAATGACACCAGCACATGACCCGAACGACTTTGAAGTTGGGAACCGTCATAATCTAGAACGTATTTTAGTTATGAACGAAGATGGTACAATGAATGACTTAGCTGGTAAATATGCGGGTATGGATCGTTTCGAATGCCGTAAGCAAATCGTTGCAGATTTACAAGAGGCAGGCGTATTAATCGAAATCGAACAACATGTACACCAAGTAGGCCATTCAGAGCGTACGAATGCTGTTGTAGAACCGTATCTTTCTAAGCAATGGTTCGTAAAAATGGCTCCACTTGCTGAAGAAGCATTAAAAATGCAAGCAGATGAAAATGAAAAAGTAAACTTCGTACCAAATCGTTTTGAAAACACATATAACCGCTGGATGGAAAATATTCATGACTGGTGTATTTCGCGTCAATTATGGTGGGGTCATCAAATTCCAGCTTGGTACAACAAAGAAACAGGCGAGCTTTATGTAGGAAAAGAAGCACCTGAAGATGCTGAGAATTGGACACAGGACGAAGATGTTCTAGATACATGGTTCTCATCTGCTTTATGGCCGTTTTCTACAATGGATTGGCCAAATGAAGAATCCGAAATGTTCAAGCGCTACTACCCGACAAATACGTTAGTAACGGGCTATGACATCATCTTCTTCTGGGTAAGCCGCATGATTTTCCAAGGGAAAGAATTTACAGGCGAGCGTCCATTTAAAGACGTTTTAATCCATGGTTTAGTTCGTGATGCTGAAGGACGCAAAATGTCCAAATCACTTGGTAACGGGGTTGACCCGATGGATGTAATCGACCAATATGGTGCGGATTCATTGCGTTACTTCCTTGCAACAGGTTCATCTCCAGGTCAGGATTTACGTTACTCTACAGAAAAAGTAGAATCTACTTGGAACTTCGTAAACAAAATCTGGAATGCTTCTCGTTTTGCTTTGATGAACATGGAAGGCCTAACATATGAGCAAATTGATTTAACAGGTAACCTTTCAACAGCGGATAAATGGATTCTTTCACGCTTGAATGAAACGATTGACCGTGTAACAACATTATCTGATAAATATGAGTTCGGTGAAGTTGGCCGTGAACTTTACAATTTCATTTGGGATGATTTCTGTTCATGGTATATCGAAATGGCGAAATTGCCATTATATGGTGAAGATGAAGCGGCTAAATTAACGACACGTTCAGTACTTGCTTACGTTTTAGACAACACGATGCGTTTACTGCACCCATTCATGCCTTTCGTAACAGAAGAAATTTGGCAGCACTTGCCGCATGAAGGGGAGTCAATTACAGTTGCTGCATGGCCGACTGTTAATCCGGCATTCAACTTTACAGCAGAAGCGGGCGATATGCAGCTATTAATGGATATTATCCGTTCTGTACGTAATATTCGTGCAGAAGTGAATACACCAATGAGCAAAAAAGTACCGATGACGATTTCAGCAAAAGATGAACAAACATCGGCAGTGCTTGAAGTGAACAAAGGCTATATTGAAAAATTCTGTAACCCGGATGGCTTAACAATCGGGGCGAATCTTGAAGCACCAGCACAGGCAATGTCAGCAGTAGTTTCAGGCGCAGAAATCTTCATGCCACTTGCAGGCTTAATCAATATTGAAGAAGAAATCGCACGTCTTGAAAAAGAGCTCGACAAATGGGCGAAAGAAGTAAAATTAGTTTCTGGAAAGCTATCGAATGAACGTTTCGTTTCAAAAGCACCGGAAGCATTAGTAGCAACAGAGCGTGAAAAACTGGCGGACTATGAAGCAAAATACGCAACAGTTGAAAAACGCATTGCAGAACTGAAAAATATGTAA
- a CDS encoding alanine racemase, whose translation MQKWEMKETFTFPKQLGNVQENSKIVVEPKWHEEISEDSVVVRGIYVVKGNIQFDHVAREDEIEEGIYIEHMDIEKDHGYFEYALPFSVDFPNDDIEAVSLRINDIKVEPNNGYCSCSWAVHCDVEKKVQAIVEVEEPAPVEEIVVEKPVEEVQPRLQAEKEVESTQMAQTVPHELDFLEQLADAYSRVQIQLKK comes from the coding sequence ATGCAAAAGTGGGAAATGAAAGAGACATTTACATTTCCAAAGCAATTAGGAAATGTTCAAGAGAATTCTAAAATAGTAGTAGAACCGAAATGGCATGAAGAGATTAGCGAAGATTCCGTCGTAGTAAGAGGAATTTATGTAGTAAAAGGCAATATTCAATTTGATCATGTAGCACGCGAGGATGAAATTGAGGAAGGTATCTATATCGAGCATATGGATATTGAAAAAGATCATGGTTATTTCGAATATGCCCTGCCTTTTTCAGTAGATTTTCCGAACGATGACATTGAAGCTGTATCACTTCGCATAAATGATATTAAAGTGGAGCCGAATAATGGCTACTGCTCATGTAGCTGGGCAGTCCATTGTGATGTGGAAAAGAAAGTACAAGCAATTGTTGAAGTAGAGGAACCGGCACCAGTCGAAGAGATCGTCGTCGAAAAGCCTGTAGAAGAAGTACAACCCCGACTTCAAGCGGAAAAAGAAGTAGAATCAACGCAGATGGCCCAAACCGTTCCCCATGAGCTTGATTTCCTGGAACAGTTGGCTGATGCATATAGTCGCGTGCAAATACAATTGAAAAAATAA
- a CDS encoding uroporphyrinogen-III synthase, translated as MPSNALLGKTLIITGSAVVRSVEQLIEQHDGKVYNYPLIETVEKVSKEDEYYFRELPAYQWLIFTSQNAVKSFIDKCIRHEQTIPATMKIAAVGEKTAALLQEHGYEIHFMPTVYSADVFVEEFSMEPGERALFVRGSMAKKTIHEGTGADEWTVYETRPCRKYFSQLTQCLLTEKHPIVIFASPSAVDIYAEHILPHVDWQNVKFASIGHVTTAALEKYGVQPIVQPKIYTMQAVIEQLILEEQTK; from the coding sequence ATGCCGAGTAATGCACTCTTAGGAAAAACATTAATTATTACAGGCTCGGCGGTTGTAAGGTCTGTAGAGCAATTGATTGAGCAACATGACGGGAAAGTTTATAATTATCCATTAATCGAAACAGTAGAAAAGGTTTCTAAGGAAGATGAATACTATTTTCGTGAATTACCTGCATATCAGTGGCTCATTTTTACGAGCCAAAATGCGGTAAAAAGCTTTATCGATAAATGTATACGGCATGAACAGACGATTCCGGCCACAATGAAAATTGCAGCTGTCGGTGAAAAGACAGCTGCTTTATTGCAGGAGCACGGCTATGAAATTCATTTTATGCCAACTGTTTACAGTGCTGATGTATTTGTGGAGGAATTTTCGATGGAGCCAGGTGAACGTGCCTTATTTGTGCGCGGATCGATGGCGAAAAAGACGATTCATGAAGGTACTGGAGCGGATGAATGGACGGTTTATGAAACACGTCCGTGCAGAAAATATTTTTCGCAATTAACACAGTGCCTACTGACAGAAAAACATCCGATTGTAATATTCGCCAGTCCTTCTGCGGTAGATATTTATGCTGAGCATATTTTGCCGCATGTAGATTGGCAAAATGTGAAATTTGCATCGATTGGTCATGTAACAACAGCAGCCCTTGAAAAATACGGGGTTCAGCCAATTGTGCAACCTAAAATCTATACGATGCAAGCTGTAATTGAACAGCTCATCCTGGAGGAACAGACAAAATGA
- the hemC gene encoding hydroxymethylbilane synthase, which produces MRKIIVGSRKSKLALTQTNWFINELKEAGVPFDFEIKEIVTKGDRILDVQLSKVGGKGLFVKEIEQALYDKEIDFAVHSMKDMPAVLPEGLIIGCIPPREDARDAFISNGHVKFADLPKGAIVGTSSLRRSAQLLQARPDLEIKWIRGNVDTRLKKLETEDFDAIILAAAGLKRLGWSDEVVTEYLDTDICLPAVAQGSLGIECRADDAELLEQLAKLTDATTWATAHAERSFLAAMDGGCQVPIAGYATVDGDTITLTGLVAAPDASVTYKETLTGTDADAVGKAVAAKLTEQGAFDLIQKVKAELDAE; this is translated from the coding sequence GTGAGAAAAATTATTGTAGGATCTCGAAAAAGTAAATTAGCATTAACACAAACAAACTGGTTTATCAATGAGCTGAAAGAAGCTGGCGTACCATTTGATTTTGAAATCAAGGAAATTGTAACAAAAGGCGACCGCATCTTAGATGTACAGCTTTCTAAAGTTGGCGGTAAAGGTCTATTCGTTAAGGAAATCGAACAAGCTCTTTATGATAAAGAAATCGACTTTGCTGTGCATTCGATGAAAGATATGCCTGCCGTATTGCCTGAAGGGCTGATCATTGGCTGTATTCCTCCACGTGAAGATGCGCGAGATGCCTTTATTTCAAATGGTCATGTGAAATTTGCCGATTTGCCAAAAGGTGCAATCGTTGGAACGAGTTCATTACGTCGTAGCGCACAATTATTACAAGCACGTCCAGATCTTGAGATTAAGTGGATTCGCGGAAATGTTGATACACGTCTAAAAAAACTGGAAACAGAAGATTTCGATGCGATTATTTTAGCCGCAGCAGGCTTGAAACGACTTGGCTGGAGTGATGAAGTCGTAACTGAATATTTAGATACGGATATTTGCCTTCCAGCTGTAGCACAAGGTTCATTAGGGATTGAATGCCGCGCGGATGATGCGGAGCTGCTTGAGCAACTGGCAAAATTAACGGATGCTACAACATGGGCTACAGCACATGCCGAGCGTTCGTTTTTAGCTGCGATGGATGGGGGCTGCCAAGTGCCGATTGCCGGCTATGCAACAGTAGACGGTGACACAATTACTTTAACAGGTTTAGTGGCAGCACCGGATGCTTCTGTAACTTATAAGGAAACGTTAACAGGGACTGACGCGGATGCAGTTGGTAAAGCTGTTGCCGCAAAATTAACTGAGCAAGGTGCCTTTGACTTAATTCAAAAAGTAAAGGCTGAGTTAGATGCCGAGTAA